A genomic stretch from Lathyrus oleraceus cultivar Zhongwan6 chromosome 2, CAAS_Psat_ZW6_1.0, whole genome shotgun sequence includes:
- the LOC127122888 gene encoding uncharacterized protein LOC127122888: MSDKGKYVASNTANASHSDKHDDANIVIDLEDGSSHDQEESLIHHIKPSVAKRMKTHKGKSVGDLMSAREAKKTVVIGPSKPWSKVEINKRKVKDDFEPEEDVEEDVPDISPAKKTTVRKSPVKVHVVHLDNISFHLEDGAAKWKFVIQRRVAVERELGKDVVDVKEVMDLIQAVGLLKTVAGFSQCYEGLVKEFIINIPEDISDKNNKEFCKVYMRGKCITFSPTVINNFLGRNNGGAGELEVTDNQVCREITAKQVKVWPFKKHLPAGKLTIKYVILHKIGAANWVPTNHISTIANTLRRFIFVVGTKVKFDYGRYMFDQIIKHATTNVVKLSIAFPSMICGVIFNQHPGILCSNDLPSRRKPFLSVHYKLFEGSHVEDIVMTSAMRRLVSKVGAIAELKETCKELGEGIRVATTRKQSLEALIERLEQVEGENVEHANVNHEEEAEAHTSSERSANNDDASGNFASGATEENSYSCGENSGVYLFGTEGEFSVFCLCEAVWLLLVVDWLKGELFEGEYKHLCVLMFAS; encoded by the exons ATGTCTGACAAAGGGAAATATGTGGCCTCTAACACGGCTAATGCTTCCCACTCTGATAAGCATGATGATGCAAATATTGTGATTGATCTAGAGGATGGTAGCTCTCATGATCAAGAGGAAAGCTTGATTCATCATATAAAGCCAAGTGTGGCTAAACGCATGAAGACTCACAAAGGAAAATCTGTGGGTGACCTTATGTCAGCTAGAGAAGCTAAGAAGACTGTTGTCATTGGTCCCTCCAAACCATGGAGCAAGGTTGAAATAAATAAGAGGAAGGTCAAAGATGATTTTGAGCCTGAAgaggatgttgaggaagatgtccctgacatctcgCCTGCGAAGAAAACTACTGTTAGGAAGTCTCCTGTTAAAGTACATGTTGTTCATTTGGATAACATCTCCTTCCATCTTGAGGATGGAGCTGCTaagtggaaatttgtgattcaGAGAAGGGTAGCTGTGGAAAGGGAATTGGGGAAAGATGTCGTTGATGTCAAGGAGGTCATGGATCTGATACAAGCTGTTGGGCTTTTGAAGACTGTTGCTGGGTTCTCTCAATGCTACGAAGGTTTAGTCAAGGAATTTATTATTAATATTCCTGAGGATATTTCTGATAAGAACAACAAGGAGTTCTGCAAGGTGTATATGAGGGGTAAGTGTATAACATTCTCTCCTACTGTTATTAATAATTTTCTAGGCAGAAATAATGGGGGTGCAGGAGAATTAGAGGTTACAGACAATCAAGTCTGTAGGGAGATTACAGCTAAGCAGGTGAAAGTTTGGCCTTttaaaaagcatcttcctgctgGGAAGTTGACTATCAAGTATGTTATCCTGCATAAAATAGGAGCTGCTAATTGGGTCCCCACCAACCATATCTCCACTATTGCTAATACTCTTAGGAGGTTTATTTTTGTTGTTGGGACAAAAGTGAAATTTGACTATGGTAGATATATGTTTGATCAAATCATCAAGCATGCAACTACTAATGTAGTTAAGCTGTCAATTGCTTTTCCCTCTATGATCTGTGGAGTTATCTTTAATCAACATCCTGGTATTCTGTGCTCAAATGATTTACCTAGTAGGAGAAAACCATTTTTGTCTGTGCACTACAAACTCTTTGAAGGCAGTCATGTTGaggatattgtcatgacatctgccatgAGGAGGCTAGTCTCAAAAGTTGGAGCAATTGCTGAGCTTAAGGAGACATGCAAAGAGCTAGGTGAAGGGATTAGGGTAGCCACAACTAGAAAACAATCTTTGGAAGCCTTGATTGAAAGATTGGAGCAAGTTGAGGGTGAAAATGTTGAACATGCTAATGTCAACCATGAAGAAGAAgctgaagcccacacctctagtgagaggtctgctAACAATGATGATGCGAGTGGCAATTTTGCTTCTGGTGCTACTGAAGAG AATTCTTACAGCTGT GGGGAGAATTCTGGTGTTTATTTGTTTGGTACAGAGGGAGAATTCTCTGTGTTCTGTTTATGTGAAGCAGTGTGGTTGTTGCTTGTTGTGGACTGGCTTAAGGGGGAGTTGTTTGAGGGAGAGTACAAGCACTTGTGTGTCCTGATGTTTGCTAGTTAG